The proteins below are encoded in one region of Metabacillus dongyingensis:
- a CDS encoding HD-GYP domain-containing protein yields the protein MRVHINQLSEGCILSKDVFSKSSKPLMRRQTILDQDLLQILQAFLIDEVDVEPYLENGYAFKPDGALLESSLSEKTAEIKQSNDFEELYINAVLAFKQLYLDWQSGALVDISKIRNLLIPAAEEGLKEPHEIFKTYNYTKHDDHLYHHSVSAALVSAYLGKSMGFSYGDTIQVAMAGLLCDCGMTKIEQGFLTKKTALTDKEFKEIKQHPVYSYKMLKNIVSLKEAVRLGVLQHHERLDGSGYPLGAKADQLHVFGKIAALAHAYQAMVSERPHRSKQSPFKALELLMQDEFGKFDLTALNELKKGLLKLSSGTNIRLSDGRIAEIVFIEDQYPTRPLVKIEETEEILSLKEQRHLFIEEII from the coding sequence ATGAGAGTCCATATTAATCAGCTATCTGAAGGATGCATTCTGTCAAAAGACGTATTTTCCAAATCGTCCAAACCGTTAATGCGAAGACAAACAATCTTAGATCAAGATCTTCTGCAAATCCTGCAGGCTTTTTTAATAGATGAAGTTGATGTAGAGCCATACCTTGAAAATGGATATGCTTTTAAACCTGATGGGGCACTACTGGAATCTTCTCTTAGTGAAAAAACAGCAGAAATAAAACAAAGCAATGATTTTGAGGAATTGTATATAAACGCTGTACTTGCCTTTAAGCAATTGTATCTTGACTGGCAATCCGGTGCATTAGTTGATATCTCGAAAATCAGAAATCTATTAATTCCTGCTGCAGAGGAGGGACTGAAAGAGCCCCATGAAATATTTAAGACCTACAATTATACAAAACATGATGACCATCTTTACCACCATTCAGTATCAGCAGCCTTAGTAAGCGCTTATTTGGGAAAGAGTATGGGCTTTTCTTATGGTGATACGATACAGGTCGCTATGGCAGGTCTTCTCTGTGACTGCGGCATGACAAAAATAGAACAAGGATTTCTGACTAAAAAGACAGCTCTCACTGACAAAGAGTTTAAAGAAATAAAGCAGCATCCTGTTTACAGCTACAAAATGCTTAAAAATATCGTTTCTTTGAAAGAGGCTGTTAGGCTTGGAGTGCTGCAGCATCATGAACGGCTTGACGGGAGCGGGTACCCTCTGGGAGCGAAGGCTGATCAGCTTCATGTATTCGGCAAAATAGCGGCTCTTGCTCATGCGTATCAGGCAATGGTCTCCGAAAGACCGCATAGAAGCAAACAATCTCCTTTTAAAGCTCTAGAACTGCTCATGCAAGATGAGTTTGGTAAATTTGATCTGACAGCATTGAACGAATTGAAGAAAGGTCTACTAAAACTAAGTTCAGGCACAAATATCAGATTGTCAGACGGCAGAATAGCAGAGATCGTTTTTATAGAAGATCAATATCCGACCAGGCCACTTGTAAAGATAGAAGAAACAGAGGAAATTCTTTCGCTGAAAGAACAAAGACACCTTTTTATTGAAGAGATCATTTAA
- a CDS encoding YaaC family protein — protein MMKTSVWNQLKSYQSTETVQKFLEKSYKKNQQTAPAELSYQNSYPFVYHLKHAENFYLSSACAALPVQPMLLFYGMSQLMKACILTADPEYPATSSVLAHGVSTRKRKKQHYRFLQDEVKIQRNGLFAHTASHLFKLEHVENDKYTMHELLKRIPEISDLFTRHKQKNVHFRTKYENKQLHIPVEAAASYHMTPERLLEYFDYHFQLSRGNHSENIITCYPPDHFSAFYSLPFLYNGQTGEYTLPASMNDLAGLPEFMAHYLLLYNLSMISRYETEWWYELMLSHSQDDYVFIVRFLEVTKEKIPQFALMFLNELWEKG, from the coding sequence ATGATGAAAACAAGCGTCTGGAACCAGTTAAAATCATATCAATCAACGGAAACGGTCCAAAAGTTTCTGGAAAAAAGTTATAAAAAAAATCAGCAAACAGCACCTGCAGAATTATCCTATCAAAACAGCTATCCTTTCGTTTACCATCTGAAGCATGCCGAAAACTTTTATCTTTCATCAGCATGCGCCGCCCTTCCTGTACAGCCAATGCTCCTGTTTTACGGAATGTCTCAGCTTATGAAAGCCTGCATTCTTACAGCAGATCCAGAATACCCGGCCACTTCCTCCGTCCTTGCACATGGCGTATCAACAAGAAAGCGAAAAAAACAGCATTATCGCTTTTTGCAGGATGAAGTAAAGATCCAAAGAAATGGTTTATTTGCTCACACAGCATCCCATTTATTTAAGCTGGAACATGTAGAAAATGATAAATACACCATGCATGAACTTTTAAAAAGAATCCCAGAAATAAGTGATTTATTTACTAGGCATAAACAGAAAAATGTTCATTTTAGAACCAAATATGAAAACAAGCAGCTGCATATTCCAGTTGAAGCGGCAGCCTCTTATCACATGACACCGGAAAGGCTGCTTGAATATTTCGATTATCATTTTCAGCTTAGCAGAGGAAATCATTCCGAAAACATAATTACTTGCTATCCGCCTGATCACTTCAGCGCTTTTTACAGTCTTCCATTTCTGTACAATGGGCAAACAGGCGAATACACCTTGCCTGCATCAATGAATGATCTTGCCGGATTGCCTGAATTCATGGCTCATTACTTATTGTTGTACAACTTAAGCATGATCTCAAGATATGAAACCGAGTGGTGGTACGAACTAATGCTAAGCCATTCACAGGATGATTATGTATTCATTGTTCGTTTTCTTGAAGTGACAAAAGAAAAAATACCTCAGTTTGCACTGATGTTTTTGAATGAATTATGGGAAAAGGGATAG
- the guaB gene encoding IMP dehydrogenase: MWESKFLKEGLTFDDVLLVPAKSEVLPRDVNLSVNLTPTLKLNVPIISAGMDTVTEAQLAIAMARQGGMGIIHKNMSIEQQAEQVDKVKRSERGVITNPFFLTPDHQVFDAEHLMGKYRISGVPVVNNVDEQKLVGIITNRDMRFIQDFSIKISDVMTKENLVTADVGTTLKEAESILQKHKIEKLPLVDDNGVLKGLITIKDIEKVIEFPNSAKDEHGRLLVGAAVGVTSDTMLRVKKLVEANVDAIVLDTAHGHSKGVIEMVRTIRNEYPDLNIIAGNVATADATRELAEAGANVVKVGIGPGSICTTRVVAGVGVPQITAVYDCATEARKLGITIIADGGIKYSGDIVKALASGGHAVMLGSLLAGTSESPGETEIYQGRRFKVYRGMGSVGAMEKGSKDRYFQEDNKKFVPEGIEGRTPYKGPLSDTIYQLVGGIRSGMGYCGTANLEELRENSQFVRMTGAGLRESHPHDVQITKESPNYSLS, translated from the coding sequence ATGTGGGAAAGTAAATTTTTAAAAGAAGGCTTAACGTTTGATGATGTATTGCTTGTACCGGCTAAGTCGGAGGTTCTTCCAAGAGACGTAAATTTAAGTGTGAACTTAACACCAACATTAAAGCTGAATGTCCCAATCATTAGTGCTGGTATGGATACTGTAACTGAAGCGCAGCTTGCAATTGCAATGGCAAGACAAGGCGGAATGGGCATTATTCATAAGAATATGTCGATTGAACAGCAGGCAGAGCAGGTTGATAAGGTAAAACGTTCTGAAAGAGGCGTTATTACTAATCCATTCTTTTTAACTCCAGACCATCAAGTTTTTGATGCAGAGCATTTGATGGGAAAATACCGCATTTCCGGTGTTCCTGTTGTAAACAATGTGGATGAACAGAAACTCGTAGGCATTATCACGAATCGCGACATGAGATTTATTCAAGACTTCTCCATCAAGATCTCTGATGTTATGACAAAAGAAAACTTAGTAACGGCAGACGTCGGAACAACTCTTAAAGAAGCAGAAAGCATTTTGCAAAAGCATAAAATTGAAAAGCTTCCACTGGTTGATGACAATGGTGTTTTAAAAGGATTAATTACAATTAAAGATATTGAAAAAGTAATCGAGTTTCCGAATTCAGCAAAAGACGAGCATGGACGTTTGCTTGTCGGTGCTGCAGTAGGTGTTACTTCAGACACGATGCTTCGCGTGAAAAAACTGGTTGAAGCCAACGTTGATGCAATCGTGCTGGATACAGCCCATGGCCATTCAAAAGGCGTTATCGAAATGGTAAGAACCATTAGAAATGAATATCCTGATCTGAATATTATTGCAGGAAATGTTGCAACAGCAGATGCTACAAGAGAACTTGCAGAAGCTGGAGCGAACGTTGTAAAGGTAGGCATCGGACCTGGTTCTATTTGTACAACCCGTGTTGTTGCAGGTGTAGGGGTGCCTCAAATCACAGCTGTTTATGATTGTGCGACTGAAGCACGCAAGCTTGGCATTACTATTATCGCAGATGGCGGAATTAAATATTCAGGCGATATCGTAAAGGCATTAGCATCAGGCGGTCACGCAGTTATGCTGGGCAGTCTCCTGGCTGGTACTTCTGAAAGCCCTGGCGAAACGGAAATTTACCAGGGAAGACGCTTTAAAGTCTACCGCGGTATGGGTTCTGTCGGCGCAATGGAAAAAGGAAGCAAAGACCGTTACTTCCAGGAAGATAACAAAAAATTTGTTCCTGAAGGCATTGAAGGAAGAACTCCTTATAAAGGACCTCTTTCAGATACGATCTATCAGCTGGTTGGCGGTATCCGTTCCGGTATGGGATATTGCGGAACTGCAAACTTGGAAGAGCTGCGCGAGAATTCACAGTTTGTCCGCATGACGGGTGCAGGTCTTCGCGAAAGCCATCCACATGATGTTCAAATTACAAAAGAATCACCGAACTATTCGCTTTCATAA
- a CDS encoding D-alanyl-D-alanine carboxypeptidase family protein, translated as MSNMKLKRLLSVLFAAVLAITVVLPASQTSAAENDAVGVNAKGAILVEASTGKILYGKNADDLLPIASMAKIMTEYLVLEAVDKGKIKWDQTYTPSEYVYKISQNRGLSNVPLRKDGTYNVKELYEAMSIYSANGAAIALAEIVSGSESNFVKLMNEKAKDLGLKNFEFVNSTGLENGDLAGMHPDGTTADAENKMSARDMALLSQKLINDYPEVLDTASTPRKVFREGTEDAIKMDNWNWMLEGLLFETEGVDGLKTGSTKSAGSSFTATAERNGMRVITVVLNAASDDGSLHTPRFKETKKMIDYAYNNFKMEEIYPENYQIKNKSDLSVVKGKEKEVAVATKEPLNLVVKNGEKESYEPSYVFDQKKVNADNEVQAPVKKGEKIGYMTVKYTGKGQDLGFLEEKSDANVDIITKSGVEKANWFVLSMRGIGGFFGSLWGTVTDTVTGWF; from the coding sequence TTGAGCAACATGAAGTTAAAGCGTCTGCTGTCCGTTCTGTTTGCTGCTGTTCTGGCGATAACAGTTGTTTTGCCGGCATCACAGACATCTGCGGCAGAAAATGATGCAGTTGGAGTCAATGCAAAAGGTGCAATTTTAGTAGAAGCGTCTACAGGTAAAATTTTATACGGGAAAAATGCAGACGATCTGCTGCCGATTGCAAGTATGGCTAAAATTATGACAGAATACTTGGTTCTTGAAGCAGTCGATAAAGGAAAAATCAAATGGGATCAAACTTACACTCCAAGTGAGTATGTATATAAAATTTCCCAAAACCGCGGACTTTCCAACGTTCCATTACGAAAAGACGGTACATACAATGTAAAAGAGCTTTATGAAGCGATGAGCATTTATTCTGCAAACGGAGCAGCTATTGCATTAGCAGAAATCGTTTCAGGATCTGAGTCTAATTTCGTAAAATTAATGAATGAAAAGGCAAAAGATCTTGGTCTTAAAAACTTCGAATTTGTGAACTCCACAGGTTTAGAAAATGGAGATCTTGCAGGAATGCATCCGGATGGAACGACAGCAGATGCTGAAAATAAAATGTCAGCGCGGGATATGGCGCTGCTTTCTCAAAAATTAATTAACGACTACCCGGAAGTTTTGGACACAGCAAGTACTCCGAGAAAAGTATTCAGAGAAGGCACAGAAGATGCAATCAAGATGGATAACTGGAACTGGATGCTTGAAGGCCTGCTATTTGAAACCGAAGGTGTAGATGGTTTAAAAACAGGTTCTACTAAATCAGCAGGTTCTTCTTTTACAGCAACTGCTGAACGAAATGGCATGAGGGTTATAACTGTAGTATTAAACGCAGCAAGTGATGACGGCAGCCTGCACACTCCTCGTTTTAAAGAAACGAAAAAAATGATTGATTATGCATATAACAATTTCAAGATGGAAGAAATCTATCCTGAAAACTATCAAATCAAAAATAAATCTGACCTCTCTGTTGTGAAAGGGAAAGAAAAAGAAGTAGCAGTAGCAACAAAAGAACCGCTTAATCTTGTTGTTAAAAATGGTGAAAAAGAATCATATGAGCCAAGCTACGTTTTTGATCAAAAGAAGGTCAATGCAGACAATGAAGTACAAGCCCCTGTCAAAAAAGGCGAGAAAATCGGCTATATGACAGTTAAGTACACAGGAAAAGGCCAAGACCTGGGCTTCTTAGAAGAAAAAAGCGACGCCAATGTTGATATCATAACAAAAAGCGGTGTTGAAAAAGCCAATTGGTTTGTATTATCCATGAGAGGCATCGGCGGATTCTTCGGAAGTCTTTGGGGAACAGTGACAGACACTGTCACAGGCTGGTTTTAA
- the pdxS gene encoding pyridoxal 5'-phosphate synthase lyase subunit PdxS: MNNTGTDRVKRGMAEMQKGGVIMDVVNAEQAKIAEEAGAVAVMALERVPADIRAAGGVARMADPTIVEEVMKAVTVPVMAKARIGHIVEARILEAMGVDYIDESEVLTPADEEYHLNKRDYTVPFVCGCRDLGEATRRIAEGASMLRTKGEPGTGNIVEAVRHMRKVNGQVRRIIGMSTDELMTEAKLLGAPYELLLQIKHEGRLPVVNFAAGGVATPADAALMMQLGADGVFVGSGIFKSENPAKFARAIVEATTHYQDYELIASLSKGLGTAMKGIEISTLLPENRMQERGW, from the coding sequence ATGAATAACACAGGTACAGATCGTGTAAAACGCGGAATGGCAGAAATGCAAAAAGGCGGCGTCATTATGGACGTAGTCAATGCAGAGCAAGCAAAGATCGCTGAGGAAGCTGGAGCAGTTGCTGTTATGGCACTTGAGCGCGTTCCTGCTGACATTCGTGCAGCTGGCGGAGTTGCCCGTATGGCAGATCCTACAATTGTTGAAGAAGTGATGAAGGCTGTAACGGTTCCAGTTATGGCAAAAGCACGTATTGGCCACATTGTTGAAGCCCGCATTTTAGAAGCGATGGGTGTCGATTACATTGATGAAAGTGAAGTGCTGACTCCGGCTGATGAGGAGTACCACTTAAATAAACGTGATTATACAGTTCCATTTGTTTGCGGATGCCGTGATTTAGGCGAAGCTACTAGACGTATTGCAGAGGGCGCTTCTATGCTCCGTACAAAAGGCGAGCCTGGTACAGGAAATATCGTTGAGGCTGTTCGCCACATGCGTAAAGTAAATGGCCAAGTGCGCAGAATCATTGGAATGAGCACGGATGAACTGATGACAGAAGCGAAGCTGTTAGGCGCGCCTTATGAGCTTCTTCTTCAAATCAAGCATGAGGGACGCCTTCCGGTTGTAAACTTCGCAGCAGGCGGCGTAGCAACTCCTGCTGATGCTGCTCTAATGATGCAATTAGGCGCAGACGGAGTATTCGTAGGTTCAGGTATCTTCAAGTCTGAAAACCCGGCAAAATTTGCTCGAGCGATTGTTGAAGCAACAACTCACTATCAGGACTATGAGCTGATTGCAAGTCTTTCAAAGGGACTTGGAACAGCAATGAAAGGCATTGAGATCTCAACATTGCTTCCTGAGAACAGAATGCAAGAGCGCGGCTGGTAA
- the pdxT gene encoding pyridoxal 5'-phosphate synthase glutaminase subunit PdxT — protein MLKIGVLGLQGAVREHIRSIEASGAEGVVVKRPEQLDELDGLIMPGGESTTMRRLIDKYDFMNPLKTFAEQGKPMFGTCAGLILLAKNIVGYSEGHLGLMDVTVERNSFGRQRESFEAELNITDVAEDFVGVFIRAPHIVEVGEDVEILSKHNGRIVAARQGQFLGCSFHPELTDDHRMTGLFVRMVENTKAKLSV, from the coding sequence ATGCTTAAAATTGGTGTATTAGGCCTTCAAGGTGCTGTAAGAGAGCACATTCGATCAATAGAGGCTAGCGGTGCAGAAGGAGTCGTTGTGAAACGTCCTGAGCAGCTGGATGAACTGGATGGACTTATTATGCCAGGCGGAGAAAGCACGACAATGCGCCGCCTGATTGATAAATATGACTTCATGAATCCGCTGAAAACTTTCGCTGAACAGGGAAAACCGATGTTTGGAACCTGTGCCGGCTTAATTCTTCTTGCTAAGAACATTGTTGGATACAGTGAAGGACATCTTGGCCTAATGGATGTTACGGTTGAAAGAAATTCATTTGGGCGTCAGCGCGAAAGCTTTGAAGCAGAATTGAACATTACAGATGTTGCTGAAGATTTCGTTGGTGTGTTTATCAGGGCTCCTCATATTGTGGAAGTTGGAGAAGATGTGGAGATTTTGTCTAAGCATAACGGGAGAATTGTTGCAGCGCGTCAAGGACAGTTCCTGGGCTGCTCGTTTCATCCTGAATTAACGGATGATCACCGGATGACTGGGCTGTTTGTACGTATGGTGGAAAACACAAAAGCAAAGTTAAGTGTATAA
- the serS gene encoding serine--tRNA ligase — MLDIKYLRANFEEVKEKLSHRGEDLGDFSKFEELDQKRRELISKVEVFKSKRNEVSGQIAVLKREKQDADHLIKEMREVGDRVKEMDDELRKVEAELETLMLSIPNIPHESVPVGETEDDNILHREWGEVPAFAYEPKPHWDVADHLGILDFERAGKVTGSRFVFYRGLGARLERALISFMLDLHIDEHGYTEVLPPYIVNRDSMTGTGQLPKFEEDAFKIAGEDYFLIPTAEVPVTNMHREEILSIDQLPVNYAAYSSCFRSEAGSAGRDTRGLIRQHQFNKVELVKFVKPEDSYDELEKLTGHAEKVLQLLGLPYRVLRMCTADLGFTAAKKYDIEVWIPSQETYREISSCSNFEAFQARRAGIRFRREPKGKPEFVHTLNGSGLAIGRTVAAILENYQQEDGTVVIPEVLRPYMGNREVISR; from the coding sequence ATGCTGGATATTAAATATTTGCGCGCTAACTTTGAAGAAGTAAAAGAGAAACTGTCTCATCGCGGAGAGGATTTAGGCGACTTCAGCAAGTTTGAGGAACTGGATCAAAAACGCCGTGAACTGATTTCAAAAGTAGAAGTATTTAAAAGCAAGCGAAACGAAGTTTCAGGTCAAATTGCTGTGTTAAAACGTGAAAAACAGGATGCTGATCATTTAATAAAAGAAATGCGTGAAGTTGGGGACCGTGTGAAAGAAATGGACGATGAGCTTCGCAAGGTTGAGGCAGAGCTTGAAACGTTAATGCTGTCTATTCCAAATATTCCCCATGAAAGTGTGCCGGTAGGCGAGACGGAAGATGACAATATTCTTCACCGCGAATGGGGAGAAGTTCCTGCATTTGCATATGAACCAAAGCCTCACTGGGATGTTGCCGATCACCTTGGGATTTTAGATTTTGAACGTGCAGGTAAAGTAACCGGCAGCCGATTTGTTTTCTACCGCGGTTTAGGTGCCCGTCTCGAGCGTGCTCTTATCAGTTTTATGCTTGATTTGCATATCGATGAGCACGGTTATACAGAAGTGCTGCCTCCGTATATCGTAAACCGTGACAGCATGACAGGAACAGGCCAGCTGCCTAAATTCGAAGAAGATGCATTTAAAATTGCGGGTGAAGATTACTTTTTAATTCCTACAGCTGAAGTGCCAGTAACCAACATGCACCGTGAAGAGATCCTCTCTATTGATCAGCTTCCGGTCAACTATGCAGCATACAGCTCTTGCTTCCGTTCTGAGGCTGGTTCTGCAGGAAGAGATACTAGAGGATTAATCCGCCAGCATCAATTTAATAAAGTAGAGCTTGTGAAATTTGTTAAGCCGGAAGATTCTTATGATGAGCTTGAAAAACTGACAGGACATGCAGAGAAAGTTCTTCAGCTGCTGGGTCTTCCTTATCGTGTGCTTAGAATGTGTACAGCTGACCTTGGATTCACTGCAGCAAAGAAATATGACATTGAAGTATGGATACCGAGCCAGGAAACGTACCGAGAAATATCTTCTTGCAGTAACTTTGAGGCTTTCCAGGCGCGCCGCGCAGGAATCCGTTTCAGACGTGAACCAAAAGGTAAACCTGAATTTGTTCATACATTGAATGGATCTGGTCTTGCGATTGGCAGAACTGTTGCCGCGATTCTTGAGAATTATCAGCAGGAAGATGGAACAGTCGTTATTCCTGAAGTCTTGCGTCCATATATGGGGAATAGAGAAGTCATTTCACGATAA
- a CDS encoding deoxynucleoside kinase produces the protein MNLREKYSIPHNAVITIAGTVGVGKSTMTNALANALNFRTSFEKVDTNPYLDKFYADFERWSFHLQIYFLAERFKEQKRIFEYGGGFIQDRSIYEDTGIFAKMHYEKGTMTEVDYETYTNLFDAMVMTPYFPHPDLLIYLEGSLEDILSRIKERGRPMEQQTPIAYWEEMHRRYEDWINNFNACPVLRLNINDYDIMANKGSIEPIVERVAHFIEQTRLLKK, from the coding sequence ATGAATTTGAGAGAGAAATACAGCATTCCTCACAACGCCGTCATTACCATTGCAGGAACGGTCGGTGTCGGAAAATCGACAATGACAAATGCACTTGCAAATGCATTGAATTTCCGCACCTCATTTGAAAAAGTAGATACAAACCCCTATCTTGATAAATTTTACGCAGATTTTGAAAGATGGAGCTTTCATCTGCAAATCTACTTCCTTGCTGAAAGATTTAAAGAGCAAAAGCGGATTTTTGAATACGGCGGAGGTTTTATTCAGGATCGGTCAATCTATGAAGATACTGGGATTTTTGCCAAAATGCATTATGAAAAAGGCACGATGACAGAAGTGGATTATGAAACATACACGAATTTATTCGATGCGATGGTCATGACACCTTACTTCCCTCATCCTGACCTTTTGATTTACTTAGAAGGCAGCCTTGAGGATATTTTATCCCGCATCAAAGAACGAGGCCGTCCGATGGAGCAGCAGACACCAATTGCTTATTGGGAAGAGATGCACCGCCGCTATGAAGATTGGATTAATAATTTTAATGCATGTCCTGTCTTGCGCCTCAACATTAACGATTATGACATTATGGCAAACAAAGGTTCTATTGAACCAATTGTTGAGCGCGTAGCCCATTTTATAGAGCAGACAAGATTACTTAAAAAATAA
- a CDS encoding deoxynucleoside kinase has translation MNGVPFITVEGPIGVGKTSLARAIAEHYQFHLLKEIVDENPFLGKFYENIEEWSFQTEMFFLCNRYKQLEDIAQLFLKKSQPVVADYHIYKNLIFAKRTLKKEQYDKYLDIYSILTSDMPKPNLIIYLNASLDTLLNRIDMRGREIEKNIDPGYLKQLSEDYEVAMSQWEKEHPSIPVLRFSGDELDFVQNERDLTYIFKRLDESLHEGVTKK, from the coding sequence ATGAATGGTGTACCGTTTATTACCGTGGAAGGACCGATTGGTGTTGGGAAAACTTCGCTTGCAAGAGCGATAGCAGAACACTATCAATTTCATTTGCTTAAAGAGATCGTTGATGAGAATCCGTTTCTCGGCAAATTTTATGAAAACATTGAAGAGTGGAGTTTTCAAACAGAGATGTTCTTCCTGTGTAATCGATATAAACAGCTTGAAGATATTGCTCAGTTATTTTTGAAAAAGAGTCAGCCTGTTGTGGCAGATTATCATATTTATAAAAATCTTATTTTCGCAAAGCGCACTCTTAAAAAAGAACAATACGATAAATACCTTGATATTTATTCGATTTTAACAAGCGACATGCCAAAGCCAAACTTGATCATTTACTTGAATGCAAGTCTTGATACCTTGCTTAACCGCATTGATATGCGCGGGAGAGAGATCGAAAAAAATATCGATCCCGGCTATTTAAAGCAGTTATCGGAGGACTACGAAGTGGCCATGTCACAGTGGGAAAAAGAGCACCCCTCCATCCCAGTTCTGAGATTCAGCGGAGATGAGCTTGATTTTGTACAAAACGAAAGAGATTTAACCTATATATTTAAACGCCTGGATGAATCTTTACATGAAGGAGTTACTAAAAAATGA
- the hppD gene encoding 4-hydroxyphenylpyruvate dioxygenase: MREETAAKDSQVEDFFPVKDVDYLEMYSGNAKQSAHYFCTAFGFKIVAYSGLETGNRETVSYVLQQQKVRLVITGSLNDTSRVAEFVKKHGDGVRDIALVVDNVEKAYNEAVFRGAIAITPPFELKDEHGAVKKAVIGTYGDTIHSLIERKEYKGAFMPGFEAAEMKIPYTEAGIIGVDHVVGNVESMQEWVSYYEKVMGFKEMRHFTDSDISTEYSSLMSKVMHNGGRIKFPINEPAEGKRKSQIQEYLEFFNGPGVQHLAILTEDIVSTVAILKKNGVEFLNTPETYYETLSERVGDIDEEIDKLKELNILVDRDDEGYLLQIFTKPIVDRPTVFIEVIQRKGAKGFGDGNFKALFESIEREQERRGNL, translated from the coding sequence ATGCGTGAGGAAACAGCAGCGAAGGACAGTCAGGTTGAAGATTTTTTCCCGGTTAAAGATGTTGACTATCTGGAAATGTATTCAGGCAATGCCAAGCAGTCAGCTCACTATTTTTGTACTGCCTTCGGTTTTAAAATTGTCGCCTATTCAGGACTTGAGACAGGGAACAGGGAAACCGTATCCTATGTGCTTCAGCAGCAGAAGGTACGCTTGGTTATTACAGGTTCTTTAAATGACACCTCACGTGTAGCTGAATTCGTCAAGAAGCACGGGGACGGGGTAAGAGATATCGCTTTAGTCGTGGATAATGTTGAAAAGGCTTACAATGAAGCTGTTTTCAGAGGAGCCATTGCCATTACTCCGCCATTTGAACTGAAGGATGAACATGGTGCGGTAAAAAAAGCCGTAATCGGTACATACGGAGACACCATTCATTCTCTAATAGAGAGAAAAGAATACAAGGGCGCATTTATGCCGGGTTTTGAAGCGGCCGAAATGAAGATTCCTTATACAGAAGCAGGAATCATCGGCGTTGACCATGTTGTAGGAAATGTAGAGAGTATGCAGGAATGGGTTTCCTATTATGAGAAAGTGATGGGTTTTAAAGAAATGCGACATTTTACAGATTCGGATATCAGTACAGAATATTCATCTCTTATGTCGAAGGTTATGCATAATGGAGGCCGGATTAAATTTCCTATTAATGAGCCGGCAGAAGGAAAACGCAAATCGCAAATTCAGGAATACCTGGAGTTCTTCAATGGTCCAGGCGTGCAGCATCTTGCTATTTTAACAGAGGATATCGTCTCTACAGTTGCAATTTTAAAGAAAAATGGCGTGGAATTTCTGAATACCCCTGAGACTTATTATGAAACACTAAGTGAACGTGTCGGAGATATTGATGAAGAGATTGATAAGCTGAAAGAACTTAACATTCTGGTGGACCGTGACGATGAAGGGTATTTGCTGCAGATATTCACCAAGCCGATTGTCGATCGTCCCACAGTCTTTATAGAAGTGATTCAGAGAAAAGGAGCGAAAGGCTTCGGTGACGGAAACTTTAAAGCGCTTTTTGAATCAATCGAACGGGAGCAGGAGCGACGAGGTAATTTATAA
- a CDS encoding flavin reductase family protein gives MDVKPESLHWKDAYKLMIGSILPRPIAFVSTIDEKGAVNLAPFSFFTAISAEPMMICFSPMRKGTDGSKKDTLLNIEKTKEFVINIVSEQIAEQMNRCAGDFDPEVDEFVQSGLTKEKSKSVVPPRVKESLVHLECELHDVLHFGEKAGSGSLVIGKVKHIHVDDALFYEGKIDSEQLKPIGRLAGHMYTKPMTDTFEIIRR, from the coding sequence ATGGATGTAAAGCCAGAGTCGCTTCACTGGAAAGACGCTTATAAATTAATGATTGGCTCGATCCTGCCAAGGCCAATCGCCTTCGTATCGACTATTGATGAAAAAGGAGCGGTAAACTTGGCTCCTTTCAGCTTTTTTACCGCAATCTCTGCTGAACCGATGATGATTTGTTTCTCTCCTATGAGAAAAGGGACGGATGGATCTAAAAAGGATACTCTCCTCAACATTGAAAAAACGAAGGAATTTGTCATCAACATTGTGAGTGAACAAATAGCGGAACAAATGAATCGCTGTGCAGGCGATTTTGATCCGGAGGTGGATGAATTTGTTCAAAGCGGGCTGACGAAGGAGAAAAGCAAGTCAGTTGTCCCGCCTCGTGTGAAAGAAAGCCTGGTTCACCTGGAATGCGAGCTGCATGATGTCTTGCATTTTGGAGAGAAAGCGGGATCAGGCAGTCTTGTCATCGGCAAGGTAAAGCACATCCATGTTGATGATGCTCTTTTCTATGAAGGGAAAATTGACTCTGAACAACTAAAGCCGATCGGACGTCTTGCCGGGCACATGTATACAAAACCGATGACTGATACGTTTGAGATCATAAGAAGGTGA